CGTCTTGATAGGTCACCTCGACGTTCTCGGGCTTGAAACCCGGAACGGGCACCTCAACCTCATATCCGTTCTCAGTCCGCGTCACTTCGTACTCGAGGCCTCGCATCGACTGGAACGGGTCGAATCCTAGCAGATCCCGGAATGGTGTCCAGTTCGCAACGCGTGGGCTCGGCGGACGATCGTTCCGCGCCAGGCTGTCCGTCATGAAACCTATCCTCCTT
This Candidatus Eremiobacterota bacterium DNA region includes the following protein-coding sequences:
- a CDS encoding Hsp20 family protein produces the protein MTDSLARNDRPPSPRVANWTPFRDLLGFDPFQSMRGLEYEVTRTENGYEVEVPVPGFKPENVEVTYQDDVIAVSAKSDRRSFSRSFTVPDDVDPQRIEARVQDGMLMLTLSRRPEAQPRRISVT